The Cellulomonas sp. S1-8 genome has a window encoding:
- a CDS encoding cytidine deaminase — protein sequence MPRTTQTVDWDGLRAAARDVMTRAYAPYSKFPVGVAALVDDGRVIVGCNVENASYGVGLCAECALVSMLHVTGGGRLVAFTCVDGHGDVLMPCGRCRQLLFEHGGPDLLVETVRGIVPMSEVLPDAFGPADLVERAADDDGGAR from the coding sequence ATGCCCCGCACCACGCAGACCGTCGACTGGGACGGCCTGCGGGCCGCCGCACGCGACGTCATGACCCGCGCGTACGCCCCGTACTCGAAGTTCCCGGTGGGTGTCGCGGCGCTCGTCGACGACGGCCGCGTGATCGTCGGGTGCAACGTGGAGAACGCGTCGTACGGCGTCGGGCTGTGCGCCGAGTGCGCCCTGGTGTCGATGCTGCACGTCACCGGTGGCGGGCGCCTGGTGGCCTTCACCTGCGTCGACGGGCACGGGGACGTGCTCATGCCGTGCGGACGCTGCCGCCAGCTGCTGTTCGAGCACGGTGGGCCCGACCTGCTGGTGGAGACTGTGCGAGGGATCGTGCCGATGAGCGAGGTGCTGCCCGACGCGTTCGGGCCGGCCGACCTCGTGGAGCGCGCGGCGGACGACGACGGGGGTGCACGATGA
- a CDS encoding thymidine phosphorylase, which yields MSEQFDAVDVIVAKREGRRLTDPQIDWVLDAYTRGAVADEQMSALAMAILLNGMDRGEIARWTAAMIASGERMDFSGLSRPTSDKHSTGGVGDKITLPLAPLVAVFDVAVPQLSGRGLGHTGGTLDKLESIPGWRASLSNDEMMRQLEDVGAVICAAGAGLAPADRKLYALRDVTGTVEAIPLIASSIMSKKIAEGTGSLVLDVKVGSGAFMKDVDRAGELARTMVELGTDAGVRTVALLTDMSTPLGLTAGNALEVRESVEVLAGGGPADVVELTVALAREMLDAAGRPDADPAAALADGRAMDVWRRMIAAQGGDPDATLPVAREHEQVLAEADGVLTTLDAYAVGVAAWRLGAGRARKEDQVQAGAGVELHARPGDTVRAGQPLLTLHTDTPERFARAREALVGGVVVDPQGAPGERRALVLDRVAAG from the coding sequence ATGAGCGAGCAGTTCGACGCGGTCGACGTGATCGTCGCGAAGCGCGAGGGACGCCGGCTCACGGACCCGCAGATCGACTGGGTCCTCGACGCGTACACCCGCGGCGCCGTCGCGGACGAGCAGATGTCCGCCCTGGCCATGGCGATCCTGCTCAACGGCATGGACCGCGGCGAGATCGCGCGCTGGACGGCCGCGATGATCGCCAGCGGCGAGCGCATGGACTTCTCGGGCCTGTCGCGCCCCACGTCCGACAAGCACTCCACGGGGGGCGTCGGCGACAAGATCACGCTGCCGCTGGCCCCGCTCGTCGCGGTGTTCGACGTGGCGGTGCCGCAGCTGTCCGGCCGGGGTCTGGGGCACACCGGGGGGACGCTCGACAAGCTCGAGTCGATCCCCGGCTGGCGGGCGTCGCTCAGCAACGACGAGATGATGCGCCAGCTCGAGGACGTCGGCGCGGTCATCTGCGCCGCGGGCGCCGGCCTCGCGCCCGCCGACCGCAAGCTGTACGCGCTGCGCGACGTCACCGGCACGGTCGAGGCGATCCCGCTGATCGCGAGCTCGATCATGAGCAAGAAGATCGCCGAGGGCACGGGGTCGCTCGTCCTCGACGTCAAGGTCGGGTCGGGCGCGTTCATGAAGGACGTCGACCGGGCGGGCGAGCTGGCCCGCACGATGGTCGAGCTCGGCACCGACGCGGGCGTGCGCACGGTCGCGCTGCTCACCGACATGTCGACGCCGCTGGGGCTGACGGCCGGCAACGCGCTCGAGGTGCGCGAGTCGGTCGAGGTGCTGGCCGGTGGCGGCCCCGCGGACGTCGTCGAGCTCACGGTCGCGCTCGCGCGCGAGATGCTCGACGCCGCCGGACGCCCCGACGCCGACCCCGCGGCGGCGCTGGCCGACGGCCGCGCGATGGACGTGTGGCGCCGCATGATCGCGGCGCAGGGCGGGGACCCGGACGCGACGCTGCCCGTCGCTCGGGAGCACGAGCAGGTCCTCGCCGAGGCGGACGGGGTCCTGACGACGCTCGACGCGTACGCGGTGGGCGTCGCGGCGTGGCGCCTGGGCGCCGGCCGCGCCCGCAAGGAGGACCAGGTGCAGGCCGGCGCCGGCGTGGAGCTCCACGCGCGCCCGGGCGACACGGTCCGCGCGGGACAGCCGCTGCTGACGCTGCACACCGACACCCCCGAGCGGTTCGCGCGGGCCCGTGAGGCCCTCGTCGGGGGCGTCGTCGTCGACCCGCAGGGCGCGCCGGGGGAGCGGCGGGCCCTCGTCCTGGACCGCGTGGCCGCGGGCTGA
- a CDS encoding adenosine deaminase: protein MRHPVSPVVPADLADLDAALVALPTVLLHDHLDGGLRPATIVDLAAAAGHTLPTTDPDALGRWFVEAAGSGSLPRYLETFVHTLAVMQTADGLRRVAREAVLDLAADGVVYAEERYAPEQHQVGGLTLQQVVDAVGAGLAEGEAQARADGHEIRVVQVLSAMRQADRSGEIAALALANRDAGVVGFDIAGPEQGFGPSRHAAAFRAVRDASFPATVHAGEDGGLDSVAEALHVAGAVRLGHGVRLADDVHAGPDGTWRLGVLAHWVRDRRVPLEVCPSSNVQTGAASSVADHPVTLLRRAGFEVTVNTDNRLQSGTSLSREHGLLVREAGWTFDDVVDVTLTAARNAFLHDDERRALVDRIVRPAATPGTARPGRHRA from the coding sequence GTGAGACACCCTGTCTCACCCGTGGTCCCGGCGGACCTCGCCGATCTCGACGCCGCGCTCGTCGCGCTCCCCACGGTCCTGCTGCACGACCACCTGGACGGCGGCCTGCGCCCGGCGACGATCGTCGACCTGGCCGCCGCGGCGGGCCACACGCTGCCGACGACCGACCCCGACGCGCTGGGACGGTGGTTCGTCGAGGCGGCCGGGTCGGGCTCCCTGCCCCGGTACCTCGAGACGTTCGTGCACACGCTCGCCGTCATGCAGACCGCCGACGGGCTGCGCCGGGTCGCCCGCGAGGCGGTCCTCGACCTCGCGGCCGACGGTGTCGTGTACGCCGAGGAGCGGTACGCGCCCGAGCAGCACCAGGTGGGCGGGCTGACGCTGCAGCAGGTCGTCGACGCGGTGGGCGCGGGGCTCGCCGAGGGCGAGGCGCAGGCGCGGGCCGACGGCCACGAGATCCGCGTCGTGCAGGTGCTGTCCGCGATGCGGCAGGCCGACCGGTCGGGCGAGATCGCGGCGCTCGCGCTCGCGAACCGCGATGCGGGCGTCGTCGGCTTCGACATCGCGGGCCCCGAGCAGGGGTTCGGGCCGTCGCGGCACGCCGCGGCATTCCGTGCCGTGCGCGACGCGAGCTTCCCGGCGACCGTGCACGCCGGCGAGGACGGCGGCCTGGACTCCGTCGCCGAGGCGCTGCACGTCGCCGGGGCCGTGCGCCTGGGCCACGGCGTGCGCCTCGCGGACGACGTGCACGCGGGGCCGGACGGCACGTGGCGGCTCGGTGTTCTGGCGCACTGGGTGCGCGACCGGCGCGTGCCGCTGGAGGTGTGCCCGTCGTCGAACGTGCAGACCGGCGCGGCGTCGTCGGTCGCCGACCACCCCGTGACGCTGCTGCGCCGCGCGGGCTTCGAGGTCACCGTGAACACCGACAACCGGCTGCAGTCCGGCACGTCGCTGTCCCGCGAGCACGGGCTGCTGGTCCGCGAGGCGGGCTGGACCTTCGACGACGTCGTCGACGTCACCCTCACCGCGGCGCGGAACGCGTTCCTGCACGACGACGAGCGCCGCGCGCTCGTCGACCGCATCGTCCGCCCGGCGGCCACGCCGGGAACCGCACGCCCCGGGAGGCACCGCGCATGA
- the deoC gene encoding deoxyribose-phosphate aldolase: MTTDDTTPSHVPLDAVGLARVVDHTLLKPEATRADVEALVAEGLRLGVYAVCVSPSFLPLEIPVGLDGEPDLLVATVCGFPSGKHHSDVKAAEAARAVRDGAAEVDMVIDVGAAKEGRFADVGRDIGVVRAAVPAPTVLKVIIESAALSDDEIVHVCQAAEAAGADYVKTSTGFHPAGGATVHAVRLMSQTVGGRLGVKASGGVRTAADALAMVEAGATRLGLSGTAAVLGGLTADGDY, translated from the coding sequence ATGACCACCGACGACACCACCCCCTCGCACGTTCCGCTCGACGCGGTCGGGCTCGCGCGGGTCGTCGACCACACGCTGCTCAAGCCGGAGGCGACGCGCGCGGACGTCGAGGCGCTGGTGGCCGAGGGCCTGCGGCTCGGCGTGTACGCGGTCTGCGTCTCGCCGTCGTTCCTCCCGCTCGAGATCCCCGTGGGGCTCGACGGGGAGCCGGACCTGCTCGTGGCCACCGTCTGCGGCTTCCCGTCGGGCAAGCACCACAGCGACGTCAAGGCCGCCGAGGCGGCGCGGGCCGTGCGCGACGGTGCAGCCGAGGTCGACATGGTCATCGACGTCGGCGCCGCCAAGGAGGGCCGGTTCGCGGACGTCGGCCGGGACATCGGGGTCGTGCGCGCCGCCGTCCCGGCACCGACCGTGCTCAAGGTCATCATCGAGTCGGCGGCGCTGAGCGACGACGAGATCGTGCACGTCTGCCAGGCCGCCGAGGCGGCGGGTGCGGACTACGTCAAGACGTCGACCGGCTTCCACCCCGCCGGCGGGGCGACCGTCCACGCCGTGCGGCTCATGTCGCAGACGGTCGGCGGACGCCTCGGCGTGAAGGCGTCGGGCGGGGTCCGGACCGCCGCGGACGCGCTCGCGATGGTCGAGGCGGGCGCGACGCGGCTGGGGCTGTCCGGCACCGCCGCGGTGCTCGGCGGGCTCACCGCCGACGGCGACTACTGA
- a CDS encoding DUF6055 domain-containing protein encodes MGRIRRGTIVVALVVAFVLGAALATALGDRTAGPRDLVVPDGWRAAWADAHVLEGDAVALAWGDRAGEDPRTAPDGLRFDPAVVVAQLEALHALDVDALGLGAHDGPLGDRKLVVVVDGTWSAGPGAPGDGAVAALDGGLSTGDGAQPLTRGAVVGGVGLLRVEPGVLASSTEPTPAAVPTPEPTGPDAGTALPQVPTGTPWELARGVAETVQHLTEAANPGHGLTTEAAATLRTAASAYLATLAVPGQYADVSDHVLAPQLAWGSPRHGAAGWLLLQHLADRSSPTVVRDLWTRSLDTEHVLGAYARLTSSNASALNRRVAQYAMRAAVGDVGGTGDPGALLAGLDPVLAAHRTTPVESVPDDPGHHRVTGTFAPAAYGYTVVRLVPDGSGADVRVRVRGHAEALADGHPGWSFGLVAVGPAGPRYSPVTEATDGEVRLALRPGEGEVYLVVTATPAEVVPAAAETFASTVRFPYEFRVAGAGLSDPAADVAVEGGHRHPNGGGWVDDAATVDDGAYVAPGAVVRGDASVGPGVRLEGRAWVEAGAQLSGDVVVRDVAVVRGTARLSGAVLVGGDAVVGFTCDVGAYTSYRAGAVCDPAAVDSDVNPVVVPFAPGETALNANAPTTTPTPSPTTPVTPGTPPPSTSSPSVPATPTTPPGVAPATAAPAPNPPPPAGEPGVAPPPAAVPAGACTATYEIVNSWPGGMQVTVTVTATTSGVRGWLVTWTQPEGLEIYDKWAVDLTRSGSTTTAENLSWNGAIADGQSVTFGFNAATASDASRVVPQLRCTRSG; translated from the coding sequence ATGGGCCGGATCAGGCGCGGCACGATCGTCGTGGCGCTCGTCGTCGCCTTCGTGCTCGGCGCCGCTCTGGCGACCGCCCTCGGCGACCGGACCGCCGGACCGCGGGACCTCGTCGTCCCCGACGGCTGGCGCGCCGCCTGGGCAGACGCGCACGTGCTCGAGGGCGACGCGGTCGCGCTCGCGTGGGGCGACCGCGCCGGCGAGGACCCCCGCACCGCGCCCGACGGCCTGCGCTTCGACCCCGCGGTCGTCGTCGCGCAGCTCGAGGCCCTGCACGCGCTCGACGTCGACGCGCTCGGCCTGGGCGCCCACGATGGACCGCTGGGGGACCGCAAGCTCGTCGTCGTCGTCGACGGGACCTGGTCGGCCGGCCCCGGCGCACCGGGGGACGGCGCGGTCGCGGCCCTCGACGGCGGCCTGTCCACCGGGGACGGCGCGCAGCCGCTCACGCGGGGCGCGGTCGTCGGCGGTGTCGGGCTGCTCCGGGTCGAGCCGGGCGTCCTCGCGTCGTCGACCGAGCCGACCCCCGCGGCCGTCCCGACGCCCGAGCCGACCGGCCCGGACGCGGGCACCGCGCTGCCGCAGGTGCCGACCGGGACGCCGTGGGAGCTCGCGCGCGGCGTCGCCGAGACGGTGCAGCACCTCACGGAGGCCGCGAACCCGGGGCACGGACTGACGACGGAGGCCGCCGCGACCCTGCGCACCGCCGCGTCGGCGTACCTCGCGACGCTCGCCGTCCCCGGGCAGTACGCCGACGTGTCCGACCACGTGCTCGCACCCCAGCTCGCCTGGGGCAGCCCGCGGCACGGTGCCGCCGGGTGGTTGCTCCTGCAGCACCTGGCCGACCGGTCGTCGCCGACGGTCGTGCGGGACCTGTGGACCCGGTCCCTCGACACCGAGCACGTCCTCGGCGCCTACGCGCGCCTCACGTCGTCCAACGCGTCCGCGCTCAACCGGCGCGTCGCGCAGTACGCGATGCGCGCCGCCGTCGGCGACGTCGGCGGCACGGGCGACCCCGGCGCGCTGCTGGCGGGACTCGACCCGGTGCTGGCGGCCCACCGCACGACGCCCGTCGAGTCGGTGCCGGACGACCCCGGCCACCACCGGGTCACCGGGACCTTCGCGCCCGCCGCCTACGGCTACACCGTGGTCCGGCTCGTGCCGGACGGCTCGGGTGCGGACGTGCGCGTCCGGGTGCGTGGGCACGCCGAGGCGCTGGCCGACGGGCACCCCGGCTGGAGCTTCGGCCTCGTCGCGGTCGGACCCGCCGGGCCGCGGTACAGCCCGGTCACCGAGGCGACCGACGGGGAGGTGCGGCTCGCGCTGCGGCCGGGGGAGGGCGAGGTGTACCTGGTGGTCACCGCGACCCCCGCCGAGGTCGTGCCGGCGGCGGCCGAGACCTTCGCGTCGACCGTGCGCTTCCCCTACGAGTTCCGCGTGGCCGGTGCGGGCCTGTCCGACCCCGCCGCCGACGTCGCCGTCGAGGGCGGGCACCGGCACCCGAACGGCGGCGGGTGGGTCGACGACGCGGCCACCGTCGACGACGGCGCCTACGTCGCGCCGGGCGCCGTCGTGCGGGGCGACGCCTCCGTCGGGCCGGGGGTGCGGCTCGAGGGGCGTGCCTGGGTCGAGGCCGGGGCGCAGCTGTCCGGGGACGTCGTCGTGCGCGACGTGGCCGTCGTGCGGGGGACGGCGCGGCTGTCCGGCGCGGTGCTGGTCGGCGGCGACGCCGTCGTCGGCTTCACGTGCGACGTGGGCGCCTACACGTCCTACCGGGCGGGTGCCGTGTGCGATCCCGCCGCCGTCGACAGCGACGTCAACCCCGTCGTCGTCCCGTTCGCCCCGGGGGAGACCGCCCTGAACGCGAACGCCCCGACCACCACCCCGACCCCGAGCCCGACCACGCCCGTCACGCCCGGGACGCCGCCCCCGTCGACGTCCTCGCCGTCCGTGCCGGCGACGCCCACGACCCCGCCCGGGGTGGCCCCGGCGACCGCGGCGCCGGCCCCCAACCCGCCGCCGCCCGCGGGCGAGCCCGGCGTCGCCCCACCGCCCGCCGCGGTGCCTGCGGGCGCGTGCACCGCCACCTACGAGATCGTGAACTCCTGGCCCGGCGGCATGCAGGTGACGGTGACGGTGACCGCGACGACGTCGGGCGTGCGCGGCTGGCTCGTGACGTGGACGCAGCCCGAGGGCCTGGAGATCTACGACAAGTGGGCCGTCGACCTCACCCGCAGCGGCAGCACCACGACCGCCGAGAACCTGTCCTGGAACGGGGCGATCGCCGACGGCCAGAGCGTGACGTTCGGGTTCAACGCCGCGACGGCGAGCGACG